One part of the Terriglobales bacterium genome encodes these proteins:
- a CDS encoding glycosyltransferase family 4 protein: MHIAFLNPSGQLGGAELCLLDMLAFLHQSRPEWRLTVILGEPGPLSSRAAALADVQVLRFPQRVASLGDSGATGRSALFASTLRAAPAAIAYRRKLRATLHGSNPDIIHTNGLKMHLLGAWAKPRNAKLIWHVHDYASSRPIMARLLSRFQSQADLVIANSESVAQDIRKLLPGKKVVPILNVVDLNEFSPQGPILPTPGIAPGTVKVGLVATMAWWKGHRLFLDALAKLDRRLNVHGFVIGGALYQTASQQQSVNSLKEYANRLGIADRVTFTGFVDNPAAAMRMLDVVVHASTEPEPFGRVIVESMGCGKPVISSGKGGAAEVLRMGEFALTFESGNSASMAGAISRLVQDVNLRSRLGSNGLNAARLRFGRERLATELIPLYEECLMNRERNKARGAHA, translated from the coding sequence ATGCACATCGCGTTCCTGAATCCGTCCGGCCAACTCGGTGGCGCTGAACTCTGCCTGCTGGACATGCTCGCTTTCTTGCATCAAAGCCGCCCGGAATGGCGGCTCACGGTGATTCTTGGGGAACCCGGCCCGCTGTCCTCACGCGCTGCAGCCTTGGCCGACGTCCAGGTCTTGCGGTTTCCCCAGCGTGTCGCGTCGCTCGGAGATTCAGGCGCGACCGGGCGATCAGCTCTATTCGCTTCCACTCTGCGTGCAGCACCGGCGGCGATTGCGTACCGTCGAAAATTGCGCGCTACCCTCCACGGCAGCAACCCCGACATCATTCACACCAATGGCCTCAAGATGCACCTCCTGGGCGCATGGGCCAAGCCACGGAATGCAAAACTGATCTGGCATGTCCACGACTATGCCAGTTCGCGACCGATTATGGCTCGCCTGTTAAGTCGATTCCAGTCACAGGCCGATCTGGTCATCGCGAATTCCGAAAGCGTCGCACAAGATATCCGTAAGCTGCTTCCGGGCAAGAAAGTGGTCCCAATCCTCAACGTGGTTGACCTCAACGAGTTCTCCCCGCAGGGCCCCATACTACCCACGCCGGGTATCGCTCCAGGCACTGTCAAAGTGGGTCTCGTTGCAACCATGGCCTGGTGGAAGGGACACCGGCTGTTCCTTGATGCATTGGCGAAACTCGATCGCCGTCTGAACGTCCACGGCTTTGTTATCGGTGGTGCGTTGTACCAAACGGCTTCACAACAACAGTCGGTCAACTCGTTGAAGGAGTATGCGAATCGGTTGGGAATCGCTGACCGCGTCACATTCACTGGTTTTGTCGACAATCCCGCCGCTGCCATGCGCATGCTTGATGTGGTGGTTCATGCCAGCACAGAACCCGAACCATTCGGTCGCGTGATCGTGGAATCCATGGGCTGCGGGAAGCCAGTGATCAGCAGCGGAAAAGGTGGGGCTGCCGAGGTCTTGCGGATGGGTGAGTTCGCGCTCACATTTGAATCGGGTAACTCCGCAAGCATGGCCGGAGCCATTTCCCGACTGGTGCAAGATGTCAATCTCCGCTCACGGCTTGGCAGTAATGGATTGAATGCAGCGCGACTCCGATTTGGCCGCGAGAGGCTGGCAACGGAACTGATACCGTTGTATGAAGAATGTTTGATGAATCGCGAGCGTAACAAGGCGCGCGGAGCGCATGCATGA